One Choloepus didactylus isolate mChoDid1 chromosome 8, mChoDid1.pri, whole genome shotgun sequence DNA window includes the following coding sequences:
- the CDPF1 gene encoding cysteine-rich DPF motif domain-containing protein 1 isoform X1 yields MRRGARIQALRRRAEMASEREHRSLGVFECHLCALTAPYSYLGQKPPDTQSVILLEESYVMKDPFTSDKDRFLILGSRCSLCSRLVCVGPECSLFYSKRFCLPCVQQNIEAFPQEIRQDLAKRKAASKMPSGKPRPQT; encoded by the exons ATGCGCCGCGGGGCGCGGATTCAAGCGCTGCGGCGGCGGGCGGAG ATGGCATCCGAGAGAGAGCACCGCTCCCTGGGGGTGTTCGAGTGCCACCTCTGTGCCTTGACAGCTCCGTACAGCTACCTGGGGCAGAAACCTCCTGACACGCAGTCTGTCAT CCTCCTGGAGGAAAGCTACGTCATGAAGGATCCCTTCACCTCTGACAAGGACAGGTTCCTGATCCTGGGTTCGCGGTGCAGTTTATGCAGCCGGCTGGTGTGTGTGGGCCCG GAATGCAGTTTATTCTACTCCAAGAGGTTCTGTCTCCCCTGCGTCCAGCAGAACATTGAAGCTTTCCCTCAGGAAATTCGGCAAGACCTGGCCAAAAGGAAAGCCGCCTCCAAGATGCCCTCCGGCAAGCCCCGCCCCCAGACGTGA
- the CDPF1 gene encoding cysteine-rich DPF motif domain-containing protein 1 isoform X2: protein MRRGARIQALRRRAEMASEREHRSLGVFECHLCALTAPYSYLGQKPPDTQSVILLEESYVMKDPFTSDKDRFLILGSRCSLCSRLECSLFYSKRFCLPCVQQNIEAFPQEIRQDLAKRKAASKMPSGKPRPQT from the exons ATGCGCCGCGGGGCGCGGATTCAAGCGCTGCGGCGGCGGGCGGAG ATGGCATCCGAGAGAGAGCACCGCTCCCTGGGGGTGTTCGAGTGCCACCTCTGTGCCTTGACAGCTCCGTACAGCTACCTGGGGCAGAAACCTCCTGACACGCAGTCTGTCAT CCTCCTGGAGGAAAGCTACGTCATGAAGGATCCCTTCACCTCTGACAAGGACAGGTTCCTGATCCTGGGTTCGCGGTGCAGTTTATGCAGCCGGCTG GAATGCAGTTTATTCTACTCCAAGAGGTTCTGTCTCCCCTGCGTCCAGCAGAACATTGAAGCTTTCCCTCAGGAAATTCGGCAAGACCTGGCCAAAAGGAAAGCCGCCTCCAAGATGCCCTCCGGCAAGCCCCGCCCCCAGACGTGA
- the CDPF1 gene encoding cysteine-rich DPF motif domain-containing protein 1 isoform X3: MASEREHRSLGVFECHLCALTAPYSYLGQKPPDTQSVILLEESYVMKDPFTSDKDRFLILGSRCSLCSRLVCVGPECSLFYSKRFCLPCVQQNIEAFPQEIRQDLAKRKAASKMPSGKPRPQT; this comes from the exons ATGGCATCCGAGAGAGAGCACCGCTCCCTGGGGGTGTTCGAGTGCCACCTCTGTGCCTTGACAGCTCCGTACAGCTACCTGGGGCAGAAACCTCCTGACACGCAGTCTGTCAT CCTCCTGGAGGAAAGCTACGTCATGAAGGATCCCTTCACCTCTGACAAGGACAGGTTCCTGATCCTGGGTTCGCGGTGCAGTTTATGCAGCCGGCTGGTGTGTGTGGGCCCG GAATGCAGTTTATTCTACTCCAAGAGGTTCTGTCTCCCCTGCGTCCAGCAGAACATTGAAGCTTTCCCTCAGGAAATTCGGCAAGACCTGGCCAAAAGGAAAGCCGCCTCCAAGATGCCCTCCGGCAAGCCCCGCCCCCAGACGTGA